In Synechococcus sp. Nb3U1, one DNA window encodes the following:
- a CDS encoding PIN domain-containing protein, which yields MASTMAEIPPLLIFDSPVILAGRLALWQEWGRFGVCVLPRAVMTELERLTRQAIEPQEESVAREFLRQWPSLGFQVSEASALVGGVNPAGQSMSQRTRLEEAIAECAYALAQQQPGTLVVLVSNDRPLVGRVQALGHTNLCGISLAELNQWMRQQQRPQGVVTALNRLPGPAIPASRLVSASANAQAPTSSAPARPLTPSPAAPKPQSQPRKSGAAQVNPTAAHLWRSLKTLQNGITLLLAVMLFSAAGLLAWRLADPEGSEGIWRRLPLSGIPWIRDL from the coding sequence TTGGCATCCACTATGGCCGAGATCCCACCCCTCCTGATTTTCGATAGCCCGGTGATTTTGGCCGGTCGCCTAGCTCTGTGGCAAGAATGGGGAAGATTTGGGGTTTGCGTGCTGCCCCGTGCCGTCATGACGGAGCTGGAGCGCCTCACCCGACAGGCCATTGAACCTCAAGAAGAATCCGTAGCCCGCGAGTTTTTGCGCCAGTGGCCCAGCTTGGGATTTCAAGTCTCCGAAGCCAGCGCTTTGGTGGGCGGGGTCAACCCTGCTGGACAATCCATGAGCCAGCGGACCCGTTTGGAAGAAGCGATTGCCGAGTGTGCCTATGCCTTGGCTCAGCAACAACCAGGTACCTTGGTGGTGTTGGTGAGCAACGATCGGCCTTTGGTGGGTCGTGTGCAAGCGCTGGGCCATACCAACCTCTGCGGCATCTCACTGGCGGAGCTGAACCAATGGATGCGCCAACAGCAGCGCCCGCAAGGGGTGGTAACTGCTCTCAATCGGTTGCCGGGGCCAGCCATTCCAGCCTCCAGGCTGGTTTCCGCCTCTGCCAATGCTCAGGCGCCCACAAGCTCCGCCCCAGCCCGCCCATTGACACCCTCTCCCGCTGCTCCAAAGCCCCAATCCCAGCCCCGTAAATCTGGCGCTGCTCAAGTGAACCCAACAGCAGCCCATCTCTGGCGGAGTCTGAAAACCCTACAAAACGGCATCACTCTACTTTTAGCCGTGATGTTGTTCTCGGCAGCCGGGTTACTGGCTTGGCGTTTGGCAGATCCAGAAGGGAGCGAGGGAATTTGGAGGCGTTTGCCTCTTTCTGGGATCCCTTGGATTCGCGATTTGTAA
- the purN gene encoding phosphoribosylglycinamide formyltransferase, producing MGQPSLLWPDPVEIPAPSEPVLLGILASGNGSNFAAIAQAIQSGDLKAEIAVVITNNPKAYVRQRAEQLGIPCVLLNHREYPQREALDTAMIEVLKQYRVEWVIMAGWMRLVTEVLIAAYPGRILNLHPSLLPSFKGLHAVEQALEYGVKITGCTVHLVTLEMDSGPIVAQAAVPILPGDTAESLYQRIQAQEHRLYPQAIRLCIAPIEGSRLPKPMGNPHN from the coding sequence ATGGGCCAACCCAGTTTACTCTGGCCAGATCCCGTTGAAATTCCTGCCCCATCGGAGCCTGTCCTTTTGGGGATTTTGGCTTCCGGCAACGGCAGCAACTTCGCAGCGATTGCCCAAGCCATCCAGTCGGGAGACCTGAAGGCCGAAATTGCCGTGGTGATCACCAACAATCCAAAGGCTTATGTGCGCCAGCGGGCAGAACAATTGGGGATCCCTTGCGTTCTCCTCAACCACCGGGAGTATCCTCAACGGGAAGCTTTGGATACGGCCATGATTGAGGTGCTCAAGCAGTATCGGGTGGAATGGGTGATCATGGCTGGGTGGATGCGCTTGGTGACCGAGGTTTTGATCGCAGCTTATCCGGGGCGGATTTTGAACCTCCATCCCAGCCTGTTGCCCAGCTTTAAGGGGTTACACGCCGTTGAGCAAGCCCTGGAGTACGGGGTGAAAATTACCGGCTGCACCGTGCATTTGGTAACTTTGGAGATGGATAGCGGCCCGATTGTGGCCCAAGCGGCTGTGCCCATTTTGCCGGGCGATACGGCTGAGTCCCTTTACCAACGCATTCAAGCCCAAGAACACCGACTCTACCCGCAAGCCATTCGCCTCTGCATTGCTCCCATAGAGGGATCCCGGCTACCCAAGCCGATGGGAAACCCGCACAATTGA
- the trxB gene encoding thioredoxin-disulfide reductase has protein sequence MTEQSRVENVVIIGSGPAGFTAAIYAGRANLKPVVFEGFQAGGIPGGQLMTTTEVENFPGFPQGITGPQLMQDMKAQAVRWGAELYTEDVTFVDLSQRPFVVRSEEREVRAHSLIIATGATAKRLHLPGETTYWNRGMSACAICDGAMPMFKGVELVVIGGGDTACEEATYLTKFGSRVHMLVRGDKMRASKAMQDRVLSNPKITVHWHSEAVDVVGNDLRLTGVKVRNNQTGEISELPAGGLFYAIGHKPNTDLFKGQLELDEIGYIVTQPGSVATSVEGVFAAGDVQDHEFRQAITAAGTGCMAAMLAERWLSEHGLAQEFHALSEGHPEPSHTAAPEAESTVEEASFAENGDNGFDLNAVRHEGGYALRRLYHESHRLIMVKYTAPTCGPCHALKPILNKIVDEFEDKLHVVDIDIEKDPEIAEAGGVTGTPTVQFFKDKAMVAQLIGVKPKAQYREVIQANLN, from the coding sequence ATGACAGAGCAAAGTCGGGTTGAGAATGTGGTGATCATCGGTTCCGGCCCTGCTGGGTTTACCGCCGCCATTTATGCTGGGCGTGCCAACCTGAAGCCAGTCGTGTTTGAGGGTTTCCAGGCTGGAGGGATCCCGGGCGGACAACTGATGACCACGACCGAAGTGGAAAATTTTCCTGGCTTTCCCCAAGGCATCACCGGCCCGCAACTGATGCAGGACATGAAAGCGCAAGCGGTACGGTGGGGGGCTGAACTGTACACGGAGGATGTCACCTTCGTGGATTTGAGCCAGCGACCTTTTGTTGTCCGTTCAGAAGAGCGGGAAGTTCGCGCCCACAGCCTTATCATTGCCACTGGGGCCACCGCCAAACGGTTGCACCTGCCGGGAGAGACCACCTACTGGAATCGGGGCATGTCCGCCTGTGCCATTTGTGATGGGGCCATGCCGATGTTTAAGGGGGTGGAATTGGTGGTGATCGGCGGCGGAGATACCGCCTGCGAAGAGGCTACCTACCTGACCAAGTTCGGATCCCGTGTACACATGCTGGTGCGAGGCGACAAAATGCGGGCCAGTAAAGCCATGCAAGACCGCGTCCTCAGCAACCCCAAGATCACCGTGCATTGGCATAGCGAAGCTGTAGATGTCGTGGGCAACGATCTGCGCTTAACCGGGGTGAAAGTGCGCAACAATCAAACCGGCGAAATCAGTGAGCTACCGGCGGGCGGCCTGTTTTACGCCATTGGCCACAAACCCAACACCGACCTATTCAAAGGGCAATTGGAACTGGATGAGATCGGCTACATCGTCACTCAACCGGGATCCGTAGCCACCAGTGTGGAGGGGGTATTTGCGGCTGGGGATGTGCAAGATCACGAGTTTCGTCAGGCGATCACCGCCGCTGGGACGGGCTGTATGGCGGCGATGCTGGCAGAACGTTGGCTCTCAGAACACGGTTTGGCCCAGGAGTTTCATGCCCTTTCCGAAGGTCATCCCGAACCTAGTCATACTGCTGCACCCGAGGCGGAGTCTACCGTTGAGGAGGCCAGCTTTGCGGAGAATGGCGACAATGGCTTTGATTTGAACGCTGTGCGCCATGAAGGGGGTTATGCTCTGCGGCGGCTCTATCACGAAAGCCATCGCCTGATCATGGTGAAGTACACCGCCCCCACTTGTGGTCCTTGCCATGCCCTCAAACCGATCCTGAACAAGATCGTCGATGAGTTCGAAGACAAGCTGCATGTGGTGGATATCGACATCGAGAAGGATCCGGAGATTGCCGAAGCAGGTGGCGTAACCGGTACGCCCACCGTGCAGTTCTTCAAAGACAAAGCAATGGTGGCCCAGTTGATCGGCGTGAAGCCCAAAGCCCAGTACCGAGAGGTAATCCAGGCTAACCTCAACTAG
- the aat gene encoding leucyl/phenylalanyl-tRNA--protein transferase has product MEIDIAAILGGYAQGYFLMADEETGSLDWYGTEQHTVIPLDERFHCPRSLRPLVRSERFQVQINRAFDQVVEGCAARPQTWISPQLKQIYRALHRAGFAHSFETWQGETLAGGILGITIGAAFIGESMFYRIPNGSKVVMVKLVQHLRARRFRLFDAQLMNPHLARFGAFQMDGPTYLELLQQCVGIPCAFA; this is encoded by the coding sequence ATCGAGATCGATATTGCTGCCATTTTGGGAGGCTATGCCCAGGGCTACTTCTTGATGGCGGATGAAGAGACGGGATCCCTGGATTGGTATGGCACGGAGCAGCATACGGTGATCCCCCTCGATGAGCGGTTTCATTGTCCCCGTTCTCTGCGGCCTCTGGTACGCAGCGAGCGCTTTCAGGTGCAGATCAATCGTGCTTTTGACCAGGTGGTGGAAGGATGTGCGGCACGTCCTCAAACGTGGATTAGTCCCCAGCTCAAACAGATCTATAGGGCTTTGCATCGGGCAGGGTTTGCCCACAGCTTTGAAACCTGGCAGGGAGAAACTCTGGCGGGCGGGATCCTCGGCATCACCATCGGGGCGGCCTTTATTGGCGAGTCAATGTTTTATCGCATTCCCAATGGTTCCAAGGTGGTGATGGTGAAGTTGGTGCAGCATTTACGGGCGCGGAGGTTTCGCCTGTTCGATGCTCAGTTGATGAACCCGCATTTGGCCCGTTTTGGTGCGTTTCAAATGGATGGCCCAACCTATCTGGAGCTGTTGCAACAGTGTGTCGGGATCCCCTGTGCCTTTGCGTGA
- a CDS encoding ABC transporter substrate-binding protein, with amino-acid sequence MTLGSDVSRWWSRLSSPSNRPRWRGVPLLSLLLGMVLVLTTVLGVGSQAQSQLVDVKLQLKWFPQAQFAGYLIAKEKGFYEAEGLNVELLPIGDQSPIQTVVVGGADFGNTWITDLLTARAQGLPVVHIAQIFQQSGYAMVSLKSSGIESPIDFKGKKVGIWPSGNEYPALALMKAFDLTTSLDTGVSNPDVELITYGFDPALVFPDQVDVASAMLYNELNQIVGLGYPLSELNVIHLPDYDINLLEDLLFTTERVLNDSNFKGSGQSGKEIAAKLVKASIEGWDYAVANPEETVQVVLTFCGATCQGSGSESDPLKHQTWQMTEIAKLYQAGPTLEGNAGLLVPSVYQANVETLKALGILSGDPPAAVVDYSVWEMATGKSAPAS; translated from the coding sequence ATGACTTTAGGCAGTGACGTTTCCCGCTGGTGGTCTCGCTTGAGCAGCCCCTCTAACCGTCCGCGCTGGCGCGGAGTACCTTTGCTCTCTTTACTACTAGGCATGGTGCTGGTGCTGACAACGGTACTGGGAGTGGGATCCCAGGCCCAAAGCCAGTTGGTGGATGTCAAACTTCAACTGAAATGGTTCCCACAAGCTCAATTTGCCGGTTACCTGATTGCCAAGGAAAAAGGCTTCTACGAGGCAGAAGGTCTGAATGTCGAGCTGTTGCCGATTGGGGATCAGTCCCCAATCCAGACCGTGGTCGTGGGTGGGGCCGACTTTGGCAATACCTGGATCACGGACTTGCTGACGGCACGAGCCCAGGGTTTGCCTGTCGTTCATATTGCTCAAATCTTCCAGCAGTCGGGCTATGCGATGGTCTCCCTCAAATCCAGCGGCATCGAATCTCCGATCGATTTCAAGGGCAAGAAGGTGGGCATTTGGCCCTCGGGCAATGAATATCCGGCCTTGGCCCTGATGAAAGCCTTCGACCTGACCACCAGCTTGGATACGGGGGTGAGCAACCCGGATGTGGAGCTGATCACCTATGGTTTCGATCCGGCTTTGGTCTTCCCCGATCAGGTGGATGTGGCCTCGGCCATGCTTTACAACGAGTTGAACCAAATTGTGGGCTTGGGCTACCCCTTGAGCGAGCTGAACGTGATCCACCTGCCAGACTACGATATCAATCTCCTAGAAGACCTGCTCTTCACCACCGAGCGGGTCCTGAACGACAGCAATTTCAAGGGATCCGGCCAATCGGGCAAAGAGATCGCAGCCAAACTGGTGAAAGCCTCGATCGAGGGCTGGGATTATGCCGTGGCCAACCCAGAAGAAACCGTGCAAGTGGTTCTCACCTTTTGTGGGGCCACCTGCCAGGGATCCGGCTCTGAATCCGATCCGCTCAAGCACCAAACCTGGCAAATGACTGAGATTGCCAAGCTGTACCAGGCTGGCCCCACCCTAGAGGGCAATGCCGGCTTGTTGGTGCCCTCGGTGTACCAGGCCAATGTGGAAACCCTGAAGGCTTTGGGCATTCTCAGTGGGGATCCCCCTGCAGCAGTGGTGGATTATTCGGTGTGGGAAATGGCTACTGGCAAGTCGGCCCCCGCTAGCTAA
- a CDS encoding diheme cytochrome c, with protein MPRLRGQRRRVWIWGVIALLVGLAGSLLTGSGQNLGAQAQQGLSQAQLEQAQYVRSCGSCHVALPAQVLPTETWRRLLQDPNHYGQQIQPLTGVPLQLAWGYLRAHSRPLMQREQVPYRLADSRYFRALHLQVEFPSPVRVSSCVDCHPRVDFGDFASLSPDWQS; from the coding sequence ATGCCTCGCTTACGAGGACAACGCAGACGGGTTTGGATTTGGGGGGTGATCGCGCTTCTGGTCGGGTTGGCGGGATCCCTGCTGACGGGATCAGGGCAGAACCTAGGAGCGCAAGCACAGCAGGGTTTGAGTCAAGCCCAACTGGAGCAGGCCCAGTATGTACGCAGTTGTGGCAGTTGCCATGTCGCCTTGCCTGCGCAAGTGTTGCCCACCGAAACTTGGCGACGGCTACTCCAGGATCCCAACCACTACGGCCAGCAGATTCAGCCCCTGACGGGTGTACCTTTGCAGTTGGCCTGGGGGTATCTGCGGGCCCATTCCCGCCCCTTGATGCAACGGGAACAGGTGCCCTATCGTCTGGCGGATTCTCGTTACTTTCGGGCTTTGCATTTGCAAGTTGAGTTTCCTAGCCCAGTGCGGGTGAGCAGTTGCGTCGATTGTCACCCACGGGTGGATTTCGGAGACTTTGCCAGCCTTTCTCCCGATTGGCAGTCTTGA